In a genomic window of Phyllostomus discolor isolate MPI-MPIP mPhyDis1 chromosome 5, mPhyDis1.pri.v3, whole genome shotgun sequence:
- the LOC114496430 gene encoding 60S ribosomal protein L17-like — protein MVCYSLDPENPTKSCKSRGSNLRVHFKNTRETAQAIKGMHIRKATKYLKDVTLKKQCVPFRRYNGGMGRCAQAKQWGWTQGRWPKKSAEFLLHMLKNAESNAELKGLDVDSLVIEHIQVNKAPKMRRRTYRAHGRINPYMSSPCHIEMILTEKEQIVPKPEEEVAQKKKISQKKLKKQKLMARE, from the coding sequence ATGGTTTGCTACTCACTTGACCCGGAGAACcccacaaaatcatgcaaatcaagagGTTCAAATCTTCGTGTTCATTTTAAGAACACTCGCgaaactgcccaggccatcaaGGGTATGCATATCCGAAAAGCCACCAAGTATCTGAAAGATGTCACTCTAAAGAAGCAGTGTGTCCCATTCCGCCGATACAATGGTGGCATGGGTAGGTGTGCCCAGGCCAAACAGTGGGGCTGGACACAGGGTCGGTGGCCCAAAAAGAGTGCTGAGTTTTTGCTGCACATGCTTAAAAACGCAGAGAGTAACGCTGAACTTAAGGGTTTAGATGTGGATTCTCTGGTCATTGAGCACATCCAGGTGAACAAAGCTCCCAAGATGCGGCGCAGAACGTACCGAGCCCATGGCAGGATCAACCCCTACATGAGCTCTCCCTGCCACATCGAGATGATCCTCACGGAGAAGGAGCAGATCGTTCCCAAACCAGAGGAGGAAGTTGCACAGAAGAAGAAGATAtcccagaagaaactgaagaaacaaaagcttatgGCCCGGGAataa